From the genome of Procambarus clarkii isolate CNS0578487 chromosome 53, FALCON_Pclarkii_2.0, whole genome shotgun sequence:
ACGTTTGTGGTGATTTCTACataatatggatatatatatatatatatatatatatatatatatatatatatatatatatatatatatatatatatatatatatatatcactaagaactctttgacccggccaggattcgtacccatgccgtccagggtcacccctaaacgtacacagtaccgtgactactgcaccaatgatcgtcacggtactgtgtacgtttaggggtgaccctggacggcatgggttcgaatcctggccgggtcaaagagttcttagtgatatatggctttcgcgttcatgcagctttctcacacacacacacacacacacacacacacacacacacacacacacacacacacacacacacacacacacacacacacacacacatatatatatatatatatatatatatatatatatatatatatatatatatatatatatatatatatatatatataatacactgcTGGAACGCAGAAGCAAACACACTACAAGTATAAAACAAATAATGCAGCAACATCAAACTCAACATGAAAGAAACATATTGCAAATGTCATCGTATACATGATGCACAGAATAAATCATGCAACTGATACACACGAGGAaaggtgaagggggaggggggggggtgttgtagacAAGGTACACAATGGTTGCAAATGGTAGATTGGGACTGGTCGGTTTGTTTACAATGGTCAGCCATCGTGTTAATGGACCAATTCACACATTTCACTGTACTGTTGACCGGTTAGAACAGGTGGTCGCACTAGCGGGGGTTGTGTTATACACCCCATCACTGCTGTAGTGGTCGTTATACACCCCATCACTGCTGTAGTGGTCGTTATACACCCCATCACTGCTGTAGTGGTCTTTATACACCTCATCACTGCTGTAGTGGTCGTTATACACCCCATCACTGCTGTGGTGGTCGTTATACACCCCATCACTGCTGTAGTGGTCGTTATACTCCCCATCACTGCTGTAGTGGTCGTTACACACCCCATCACTGCTGTAGTGGTCGTTATACACCCCATCACTGCTGTAGTGGTCATTATACTCCCCATCACTGCTGTAGTGGTCGTTATACACCCCATCCCTGCTGTAGTGGTCTTTATACACCCCATCACTGCTGTAGTGGTCGTTACACACCCCATCACTGCTGTAGTGGTCGTTATACACCCCATCACTGCTGTAGTGGTCTTTATACACCTCATCACTGCTGTAGTGGTCGTTATACACCCCATCACTGCTGTAGTGGTCATTATACTCCCCATCACTGCTGTAGTGGTCGTTATACACCCCATCCCTGCTGTAGTGGTCTTTATACACCCCATCACTGCTGTAGTGGTCGTTACACACCCCATCACTGCTGTAGTGGTCGTTATACACCCCATCACTGCTGTAGTGGTCTTTATACACCTCATCACTGCTGTAGTGGTCGTTACACACCCCATCACTGATGTAGTGGTCGTTATACACCCCATCACTGCTGTAGTGGTCGTTACACACCTCATCACTGCTGTAGTGGTCGTTATACACCCCATCACTGCTGTGGTGGTCGTTATATACCCCATCACTGCTGTAGTGGTCGTTACACACCCCATCACTGCTGTAGTGGTCGTTATACACCCCATCACTGCTGTAGTGGTCGTTACACACCCCATCACTGCTGTAGTGGTCGTTACACACCCCATCACTGCTGTAGTGGTCGTTATACACCCCATCACTGCTGTAGTGGTCGTTATACACCCCATCACTGCTGTAGTGGTCGTTATACACCCCATCACTGCTGCTGTAGTGGTCGTTATACACCCCATCACTGCTGTAGTGGTCGTTACACACCCCATCACTGCTGTAGTGGTCGTTATACACCCCATCACTGCTGTAGTGGTCGTTATACACCCCATCACTGCTGTAGTGGTCGTTATACACCCCATCACTGCTGTAGTGGTCGTTATACACCCCATCACTGCTG
Proteins encoded in this window:
- the LOC138352463 gene encoding probable serine/threonine-protein kinase clkA; this encodes MGVYNDHYSSDGVYNDHYSSDGVCNDHYSSDGVYNDHYSSSDGVYNDHYSSSDGVYNDHYSSDGVYNDHYSSSDGVYNDHYSSSDGVYNDHYSSDGVYNDHYSSDGVYNDHYSSDGVCNDHYSSDGVYNDHYSSDGVYNDHYSSDGVYNDHYSSDEVCNDHYSSDGVYNDHYSSDGVYNDHYSSDGVYNDHYSSDEVCNDHYSSDGVYNDHYSSDGVYNDHYSSDGVYNDHYSSDGVYNDHYSSDGVYNDHYSSDGVCNDHYSSDGVYNDHYSSSDGVYNDHYSSDGVYNDHYSSDGVYNDHYSSDGVCNDHYSSDGVCNDHYSSDGVYNDHYSSDGVCNDHYSSDGVYNDHHSSDGVYNDHYSSDEVCNDHYSSDGVYNDHYISDGVCNDHYSSDEVYKDHYSSDGVYNDHYSSDGVCNDHYSSDGVYKDHYSRDGVYNDHYSSDGEYNDHYSSDGVYNDHYSSDEVYKDHYSSDGVYNDHYSSDGVCNDHYSSDGVYKDHYSRDGVYNDHYSSDGEYNDHYSSDGVYNDHYSSDGVCNDHYSSDGEYNDHYSSDGVYNDHHSSDGVYNDHYSSDEVYKDHYSSDGVYNDHYSSDGVYNDHYSSDGVYNTTPASATTCSNRSTVQ